One part of the Cyprinus carpio isolate SPL01 chromosome A25, ASM1834038v1, whole genome shotgun sequence genome encodes these proteins:
- the LOC109072236 gene encoding apoptosis inhibitor 5-B-like has protein sequence MAATVEELYRNYGVLADAKEDLSKHKDAYQVILDGVKGGPKEKRLAAQFIPKFFSSFPELADAAINAQLDLCEDEDVSIRRQAIKELPRFASGENLPRVADILTQLLQTDDSAEFSQVNTALISIFKIDAKGTLGGLFSQILQGEDVVRERAIKFLSTKLKTMPDDTMTKEVEDYIFIETKKVLEDVTGEEFVLLMRILSGLKSMQTVSGRQQLVELVVEQAFLEQALNPTDADSVDRLLQCTRQALPLFSKNVHSTRFVTYFCEFVLPSLSLLTSPVAELDIQLEVLKLLAEMSPYCGDMDKLEVNLNMLFEKLLEFMPLPPEEENGENAANEEPKLQFSYVECLLFSFHQLGKILIDKISAEKLKDFKIRLQYFARGLQVYIRQLRVALQGKTGDALKTEENKIKVVALKITNNINVLIKDLFHNPPSYKSTVTLSWKPVQKTEAAAIGQKRQSVEDIGATATTKKLPTNLPRRNARQIYNPPSGKYSASIGNFSYEQRGGFRGGRGRGFGGRGNRSRGRIY, from the exons ATGGCGGCGACAGTGGAGGAGCTCTACCGTAACTACGGCGTCCTCGCCGACGCGAAAGAGGATCTCAGCAAA CACAAGGATGCGTATCAGGTGATTCTGGATGGTGTTAAAGGAGGACCTAAGGAGAAGCGACTGGCTGCGCAGTTCATTCCCAAATTTTTCAGCAGTTTTCCAGAGCTGGCCGATGCAGCCATCAATGCACAGCTTGATCTGTGTGAAGATGAGGATGTATCC ATCAGAAGGCAGGCTATCAAAGAACTGCCCCGTTTCGCATCAGGAGAGAATTTACCCAGAGTCGCAGACATCCTCACACAGCTGCTGCAGACAG ATGATTCTGCTGAATTCAGTCAAGTCAACACAGCTTTGATCTCTATATTCAAAATTGATGCAAAAG GAACTTTGGGAGGCTTGTTCAGTCAGATCCTGCAGGGAGAAGATGTAGTTCGAGAAAGAGCGATTAAGTTTCTCTCTACTAAGTTGAAAACAATGCCAGATGACACAATGACAAAAGAGGTGGAGGATTACATCTTCATAGAGACAAAAAAG GTCTTAGAGGATGTGACGGGGGAGGAGTTTGTGCTTCTGATGCGTATCCTGTCCGGGCTGAAGAGCATGCAGACTGTGAGCGGGCGGCAGCAGCTGGTGGAGCTGGTGGTGGAGCAGGCATTCCTGGAGCAGGCGCTAAACCCCACAGATGCAGACAGCGTCGACCGGCTCCTGCAGTGCACACGCCAGGCCTTACCACTCTTTTCT AAAAATGTGCATTCCACTCGCTTTGTGACATACTTCTGTGAATTTGTTCTGCCGAGCCTCAGTCTGCTCACCAGCCCTGTAGCAGAATTGGACATCCAGCTGGAG GTACTAAAGTTATTAGCAGAGATGAGTCCGTATTGTGGCGACATGGACAAACTGGAGGTCAATCTCAACATGCTGTTTGAGAAGCTACTG GAGTTCATGCCTCTGCCTCCAGAGGAGGAGAACGGAGAGAATGCTGCCAATGAAGAGCCCAAGCTGCAGTTCAGCTACGTGGAGTGTCTGCTCTTCAGCTTCCATCAGCTGGGCAAAATTCTTATTGACAAAATCAGCGCAGAGAAGCTGAAGGACTTCAAGATCAG GTTACAGTACTTTGCACGGGGGCTCCAAGTATATATTCGACAACTGCGTGTTGCTTTGCAAGGCAAGACTGGAGATGCACTAAAGACAGAGGAG aataaaatcaaagttGTGGCTTTGAAGATCACCAACaacataaatgttttaatcaAG GATCTGTTTCATAACCCTCCATCCTATAAAAGCACAGTCACTCTGTCCTGGAAACCGGTGCAGAAGACCGAGGCAGCAGCAATCGG CCAGAAGAGGCAGTCAGTGGAGGACATTGGGGCAACAGCCACAACAAAGAAGCTTCCCACAAATCTGCCCAGGAGGAACGCCCGACAAATATACAATCCACCCAGCGGGAAATACAGCGCCAGCATTGGGAACTTCTCTTACG AACAACGAGGAGGCTTCAGGGGCGGCCGAGGACGGGGCTTCGGAGGAAGAGGCAACAGAAGCCGAGGCCGGATTTATTAA